One Streptococcus gallolyticus subsp. gallolyticus DSM 16831 DNA window includes the following coding sequences:
- the lepB gene encoding signal peptidase I: MKKNKSTKPHPLPETTVIEQAYKSAQYRKNFLEMFRSTTFMLIVVAAFAVLVAILFLPILRIYGKSMKGTLNSGDIVVSVKSGNFETGDVVAFYYNNNILVKRVIAESGDWVDMDEKGNVYVNGKKLNEPYLSKKAYGKTNITFPYQVPEDRIFVMGDNREVSIDSRNTSIGAVSDEQIVGRLVFKVWPLSEMGIIE; the protein is encoded by the coding sequence ATGAAGAAAAATAAATCCACTAAACCACATCCTCTCCCTGAGACGACTGTTATTGAACAAGCTTATAAATCAGCACAATACCGTAAAAACTTTTTGGAAATGTTTAGAAGCACTACTTTTATGTTAATTGTGGTTGCTGCCTTTGCTGTACTGGTTGCAATACTATTTTTACCAATTTTACGTATTTACGGCAAGTCTATGAAGGGAACTTTGAATAGCGGAGATATAGTTGTCTCTGTCAAGAGTGGTAATTTTGAGACTGGTGATGTTGTTGCCTTTTATTATAATAATAATATTTTAGTGAAGCGCGTAATTGCAGAGTCTGGTGATTGGGTTGATATGGATGAAAAAGGAAATGTTTATGTTAATGGAAAAAAACTGAATGAGCCCTACTTGAGTAAGAAAGCCTATGGTAAAACCAATATTACCTTTCCTTATCAAGTACCAGAAGATCGTATTTTTGTTATGGGGGATAACCGTGAAGTGTCGATTGATTCACGAAATACTTCTATCGGAGCGGTTTCAGATGAGCAAATTGTTGGACGTTTAGTTTTTAAAGTTTGGCCTCTTTCAGAAATGGGAATCATTGAATAG
- a CDS encoding class I SAM-dependent methyltransferase: protein MADKIKKAYRASKGIYDDVLTQRSLFSKLYIKLFWSGVDDNKIARVILDYIPEDFSGVLLDVPVGTAVFTQEKWKRLLNANIICLDYSEDMILQAKKRLENSSCDIVLSMNGFHAFPDKNQAFQEIWRVVKPGGKFIACFYIKGKSKITDWLVKNILSKEGWFTPPFQTEKQLKDLLENLYSKINLHTEGSMVYFECIK from the coding sequence ATGGCAGATAAAATAAAAAAAGCATACCGTGCTTCAAAAGGGATTTATGATGATGTTTTGACACAAAGAAGTCTTTTTAGCAAGCTTTATATCAAGTTGTTTTGGAGCGGAGTGGACGATAATAAAATTGCCAGAGTGATTCTTGACTATATTCCAGAGGATTTTAGTGGTGTTTTGCTAGATGTTCCTGTAGGAACTGCGGTTTTTACGCAGGAAAAATGGAAGAGACTGTTAAATGCTAATATTATCTGCCTTGATTACAGTGAGGATATGATTTTACAAGCCAAAAAACGCTTAGAAAATAGCTCTTGTGATATTGTTTTGAGTATGAATGGCTTTCATGCCTTTCCAGATAAAAACCAAGCTTTTCAAGAGATATGGCGCGTGGTGAAGCCTGGTGGTAAATTTATTGCTTGTTTCTATATCAAAGGGAAATCAAAAATTACAGATTGGCTAGTAAAAAATATTCTTTCCAAGGAAGGTTGGTTTACCCCACCATTTCAAACAGAAAAACAGCTAAAAGATTTGTTAGAAAATTTATATTCAAAAATAAATCTCCATACAGAAGGGTCAATGGTTTATTTTGAATGTATCAAATAA
- a CDS encoding ATP-binding cassette domain-containing protein, translating to MLTYLWKFKKENLLLLAIIIFWVISNVMSSLSLTWMLNSLIKSKWDSFVFWSVIDILCWGGYSIFQIWKDSLKEKLCQEEVNLIRNDLLDSLISHSYAGNSHHSKDEYNSWLINDMNLLKDNGFNQLYSAIESIITVLFNAFAIIYFHWLLLAVSILMTALVYFLPKIFENNIAQETEAVSSDLTVALNRTSDYLSGFDIFFHNNQTAYFKNRILADFSTVVKSKVKLARSSSTANSLSLMSSVVAQVIIFMVTGYLVIKGEITTGVIFSIANLTSCLFNYTRGAAYNIVTFKATFKLLEKYPKKVSIENLDTVTNFNQELVTHDLCVTFENGNSITYPNITIKKGEKVAIVGGSGAGKSTLIRVLTGELTRYDGDIVIDNHHYKDTLLESLQTIFALIPQKPHIFKESLLDNLTLGRSVDKEQFEKALSLSHVDNFIEGRLNQIYNDDLSGGQRARISIARELIGNKPILIIDEGVSNLDKTTAINIERRLLQTKELTIIMITHHLYDENRALFDQIIEI from the coding sequence ATGTTGACATATCTATGGAAATTTAAAAAAGAAAATCTACTTTTGCTTGCTATCATCATTTTCTGGGTTATTTCTAATGTCATGAGTTCGCTATCCTTAACATGGATGTTGAATTCATTGATAAAAAGTAAATGGGATAGCTTTGTTTTTTGGAGCGTGATTGATATTCTTTGTTGGGGAGGATACAGTATTTTTCAGATTTGGAAAGATTCCTTGAAAGAAAAGCTGTGTCAGGAAGAAGTCAATCTTATTCGTAATGATTTATTAGATTCTTTAATTAGTCATTCATATGCAGGTAACTCTCATCATAGCAAGGACGAATACAATTCATGGTTAATTAATGACATGAATTTATTAAAAGATAACGGTTTTAATCAGTTATACAGCGCCATTGAAAGTATTATAACTGTGCTATTTAACGCTTTTGCTATCATTTATTTTCATTGGCTACTACTTGCGGTTAGTATTTTAATGACTGCTTTAGTTTACTTTCTTCCTAAAATTTTTGAAAATAATATTGCGCAAGAAACGGAGGCTGTCTCATCTGATTTGACCGTTGCTTTAAATCGTACAAGTGATTATTTAAGTGGTTTTGACATTTTTTTCCACAATAATCAAACTGCTTACTTTAAAAATCGCATTTTAGCAGACTTTTCCACAGTGGTAAAATCCAAGGTTAAGTTGGCAAGAAGCTCTAGTACGGCTAATTCTCTTTCATTGATGTCAAGTGTTGTGGCACAAGTAATTATTTTTATGGTTACTGGTTATCTAGTCATTAAGGGGGAAATCACTACGGGGGTTATTTTCTCAATTGCCAATCTAACCAGTTGCCTATTCAACTACACCAGAGGAGCTGCTTATAACATTGTTACCTTTAAAGCGACCTTTAAATTGCTAGAGAAATATCCTAAAAAAGTAAGTATTGAGAATCTCGATACTGTAACTAACTTTAATCAAGAATTGGTTACTCACGATTTGTGTGTCACTTTTGAAAATGGCAATAGCATCACCTATCCTAATATTACGATTAAGAAAGGAGAAAAAGTTGCTATTGTTGGCGGATCGGGCGCTGGAAAATCAACGTTAATCCGAGTATTAACAGGAGAATTGACCCGCTATGACGGTGATATTGTGATTGATAATCATCATTACAAAGATACGCTGCTAGAAAGTTTGCAAACTATTTTTGCCTTGATTCCTCAAAAACCACATATTTTTAAAGAATCTTTACTTGATAATCTGACCCTTGGTCGTTCTGTGGATAAAGAGCAGTTTGAAAAAGCTTTATCACTGTCACATGTGGACAACTTTATCGAGGGACGTTTGAATCAAATCTACAACGATGACTTGTCTGGTGGACAAAGAGCAAGAATCTCTATTGCCCGTGAATTAATTGGTAACAAACCAATACTCATCATAGACGAGGGTGTTTCAAACCTAGACAAAACGACCGCTATTAATATTGAACGACGTCTGCTTCAAACCAAAGAACTAACAATTATCATGATTACACATCATCTCTATGACGAAAATAGAGCACTATTTGACCAAATTATCGAGATATAG
- a CDS encoding metal ABC transporter permease translates to MEFINDLMTYHFLQNALITAVVIGIVSGAIGCFIILRSMSLMGDAISHAVLPGVAISFILGINFFIGAVIFGILASFIITFIKENSVIKGDTAIGITFSSFLALGVILIGVANSSTDLFHILFGNLLAVQDSDKWVTIVISGIVIGFLIIFFKELLVTSFDPILAESMGMNVKFFHYLLMVLLTLVSVTAMQSVGTILIVAMLITPAATAYLYVNSLKVMVLLSSGIGAITSIVGLFLGYTFNIAVGSSIVLTSSFIFLVSFFISPKQSFMK, encoded by the coding sequence ATGGAATTTATTAACGATTTAATGACCTATCATTTTTTACAAAATGCTTTGATAACGGCTGTTGTTATTGGAATTGTTTCAGGAGCTATTGGCTGCTTTATTATTTTACGTTCAATGTCACTGATGGGAGATGCAATCTCACATGCAGTATTACCCGGAGTAGCTATATCTTTTATTTTAGGAATTAACTTTTTTATTGGAGCAGTTATCTTCGGTATATTAGCTTCTTTCATCATAACTTTTATTAAAGAAAATAGTGTTATTAAGGGGGATACAGCTATTGGTATTACGTTTTCTTCTTTTCTAGCGTTGGGTGTTATTCTGATAGGAGTAGCCAACAGTTCAACAGACCTCTTTCATATTCTATTTGGAAATCTTTTAGCCGTACAAGATAGTGATAAATGGGTTACTATAGTTATTTCAGGAATTGTAATAGGGTTTCTTATTATTTTTTTCAAAGAATTGTTAGTAACCTCTTTTGATCCAATTTTAGCGGAATCAATGGGGATGAATGTCAAATTTTTTCACTATCTTTTGATGGTACTATTAACTTTAGTTTCTGTAACAGCGATGCAGAGCGTAGGGACTATTTTAATTGTAGCAATGCTGATTACCCCCGCAGCAACAGCCTATCTTTATGTGAATAGTCTTAAGGTGATGGTACTCCTATCATCAGGAATTGGAGCGATTACTTCGATTGTAGGGTTATTTTTAGGCTACACGTTTAATATAGCAGTAGGCTCTAGTATCGTTTTAACCTCATCCTTTATCTTCTTAGTTAGCTTTTTCATATCTCCAAAACAATCTTTTATGAAGTGA
- a CDS encoding metal ABC transporter ATP-binding protein — MIEIQGLNVIYNNDYEALANVSITLEEGNIIGVIGPNGAGKSTFMKALLGLVSCTGMITISHERVNSLRGKVAYVEQKSHVDYHFPITVKECVSLGTYQRVGLFRHLSKKEWGKVENVLRQVKLEEFSNHPISTLSGGQFQRMLIARCLIQEQDILFLDEPFVGIDLVSEQIIMNLLQSLRREGKTIVIVHHDLSKVVDYFDKVVILNKKLVGYGNVATTFTPDALKKAYGDSIVVL, encoded by the coding sequence ATGATAGAGATACAAGGATTAAATGTTATTTATAATAATGATTATGAAGCCTTAGCTAATGTGTCAATTACTTTAGAAGAAGGAAATATTATTGGTGTTATTGGACCAAATGGTGCAGGGAAATCAACTTTTATGAAGGCACTATTAGGGTTGGTTTCTTGTACAGGAATGATTACTATTTCACACGAAAGAGTTAATAGTTTACGTGGGAAAGTGGCTTATGTTGAGCAAAAAAGTCATGTTGACTATCATTTTCCTATTACTGTTAAGGAGTGCGTATCCCTTGGTACTTATCAACGAGTTGGACTTTTTCGACATTTAAGCAAAAAAGAGTGGGGAAAGGTTGAGAATGTTTTAAGGCAAGTAAAGTTAGAAGAATTTAGTAATCACCCTATTTCCACTTTATCCGGGGGACAATTTCAACGAATGTTAATTGCTCGATGTTTGATTCAAGAGCAAGATATTCTTTTTCTAGATGAACCATTTGTTGGGATAGACCTAGTGAGTGAACAAATTATTATGAATTTATTGCAATCACTAAGAAGAGAGGGAAAAACGATTGTGATTGTTCATCATGATTTAAGTAAGGTAGTGGATTACTTTGATAAAGTAGTCATTTTGAATAAAAAGTTGGTAGGCTATGGGAACGTAGCTACTACTTTTACTCCTGATGCTTTAAAAAAAGCTTATGGGGATTCGATTGTTGTATTATAA
- a CDS encoding metal ABC transporter substrate-binding protein, which yields MKKITSLICLLLIICILGACATTRTSEKNKLNVVVTNSILSDITQNIGKDKINLHSIVPIGQDPHEYEPLPEDVKKTTNSDIIFYNGINLETGGNAWFTKLVKNAHKEANKDYFAVSDGIDVIYLEGKNDLGKEDPHAWLNLENGIIYAKNIAKQLIAKDPKNKEFYTKNLTSYINKLDKLDQEAKQKFSKIPENKKLIVTSEGCFKYFSKAYGVPSAYIWEINTEEEGTPEQTTSLVRKLKEGPTPSALFVESSVDDRPMKTISKETGISIYSKIFTDSIANKGEEGDSYYSMMKWNLDKIAEGLSQ from the coding sequence ATGAAAAAGATAACATCACTTATATGTTTATTACTAATAATATGTATTTTGGGAGCATGTGCTACTACAAGGACATCAGAAAAGAATAAGTTAAATGTTGTTGTGACTAATTCTATATTATCTGATATTACTCAAAACATTGGTAAGGATAAAATAAACTTACACAGTATTGTTCCTATTGGTCAGGATCCACATGAATATGAGCCACTTCCTGAAGATGTTAAAAAAACAACAAATTCAGATATTATTTTTTATAACGGTATCAATTTAGAGACTGGTGGAAATGCATGGTTCACCAAATTAGTTAAAAATGCTCATAAAGAGGCTAATAAAGACTATTTTGCGGTAAGCGATGGTATTGATGTCATATATCTTGAGGGAAAGAATGACTTAGGAAAAGAAGATCCACATGCATGGTTAAACTTAGAAAACGGTATTATTTATGCAAAAAATATTGCGAAACAATTGATAGCTAAAGATCCTAAAAATAAAGAATTTTATACCAAAAATCTTACTAGCTATATTAATAAACTTGATAAATTAGATCAGGAAGCTAAGCAAAAATTTTCAAAAATCCCAGAAAATAAAAAATTAATTGTTACAAGTGAAGGATGTTTTAAATATTTTTCTAAAGCGTATGGCGTGCCATCAGCCTATATTTGGGAAATTAATACTGAGGAAGAAGGAACACCTGAGCAGACTACTAGCTTAGTTAGGAAATTAAAAGAAGGACCAACGCCGTCAGCATTATTTGTGGAGTCAAGTGTTGATGACCGTCCAATGAAAACAATTTCTAAAGAAACAGGAATTAGTATCTATTCAAAAATTTTTACGGATTCTATTGCTAATAAAGGTGAAGAAGGGGACAGCTATTATAGTATGATGAAGTGGAATTTAGATAAGATAGCCGAAGGATTATCTCAGTGA
- a CDS encoding 2-hydroxycarboxylate transporter family protein yields the protein MKKLSNIKIAGLSLPLYTALVIILAVVIAMGKLPLNMVGITFMLVVLGHLFYFLGERLPFWNTYLGGGSVFTLLLAAILASTGLIPKSVVSATSSFMSDWGFLDFYIAALICGSILGMNRKLLVKASAKFIPVALLSMVIGFFATGAVGALLGQGFGHSVMYISFAQMAGGMGAGIVPLSKIYAAGLHTDASSILSQLAPATTLGNIFAIIGAIVLARGFANTKFNGHGVLIPVDKDDLKKSEAPLDPTKIGVGMMLAFALFLIGVILNAFIPKVHSYAFMIIIVFVLKALDIVPKPLEEAVVMFNRVIMTNLTHAVLAGIGLSMIDLSSLAQAMTWQFVLISLTSVVSMGLASWILGQVLGMYPVETAIGAGMINNSMGGTGNIAVLSAADRMEMIAFAQMANRLGGAIVLILGGILIQFLH from the coding sequence ATGAAAAAGTTATCTAATATCAAAATTGCGGGGCTTTCTCTTCCGCTTTATACGGCTCTGGTTATCATTTTAGCTGTTGTTATTGCAATGGGAAAACTACCGCTCAACATGGTTGGAATTACTTTCATGTTGGTCGTTTTAGGACATCTTTTCTACTTCCTTGGTGAACGATTACCATTTTGGAATACTTACCTTGGTGGTGGGTCAGTCTTTACTCTGCTGTTAGCCGCAATCTTAGCTTCAACAGGATTGATTCCAAAATCAGTTGTTTCAGCCACTTCTAGTTTTATGAGTGATTGGGGCTTTCTAGATTTTTATATTGCAGCGCTTATTTGTGGCTCAATTCTAGGAATGAACCGCAAACTTTTGGTGAAAGCCTCTGCTAAATTCATTCCTGTCGCTCTTTTATCAATGGTTATCGGTTTCTTTGCCACTGGTGCTGTTGGGGCTTTGCTCGGTCAAGGCTTTGGACATTCTGTCATGTACATTTCATTTGCCCAAATGGCAGGAGGAATGGGTGCAGGAATTGTGCCATTATCCAAAATCTATGCGGCTGGATTGCACACAGATGCCTCATCAATCTTGTCACAATTAGCCCCAGCAACTACGCTAGGAAATATTTTTGCCATTATCGGTGCCATTGTGTTGGCGCGTGGATTTGCTAACACCAAATTCAATGGGCACGGTGTGCTCATCCCTGTTGACAAAGACGATTTGAAAAAATCTGAAGCTCCGCTTGACCCTACAAAAATCGGTGTCGGAATGATGCTTGCCTTTGCCCTTTTCCTTATCGGCGTTATCTTAAATGCCTTTATTCCAAAAGTGCACAGCTATGCCTTTATGATTATTATTGTCTTTGTTCTCAAAGCGCTTGATATTGTACCAAAACCATTAGAAGAAGCAGTGGTTATGTTTAATCGTGTGATTATGACTAACTTGACACACGCTGTTTTGGCAGGTATTGGGCTTTCAATGATTGATTTGAGTTCATTAGCGCAAGCCATGACATGGCAATTTGTCCTTATCAGTTTAACATCTGTTGTGTCAATGGGACTTGCTAGCTGGATTTTGGGACAGGTTCTCGGTATGTATCCAGTCGAAACAGCTATCGGTGCTGGGATGATTAACAATTCCATGGGTGGCACAGGAAATATCGCTGTGCTTTCTGCGGCGGACCGCATGGAAATGATTGCCTTTGCCCAAATGGCAAACCGCCTAGGCGGCGCAATTGTCCTCATCCTAGGAGGAATCCTTATCCAATTTTTACATTAA
- a CDS encoding malolactic enzyme yields MRGHDILNNPFLNKGTAFTMEERKELGLLGILPPYVQTIEEQAEQAYQHFLRKPSNLEKRHFLMEIFNTNRTLFYYLFNQHIVEFNPIVYDPVIAETIEEYSELYVDPQYAAYLDINHPENIEETLKNAAGDRDIRLIVVTDAEGILGIGDWGVQGVDISVGKLMIYTAAAGIDPASVMPLVIDAGTNRKELLENPMYLGNRHERVTGDKYYEFIDKFVQTAENMFPKLYLHWEDFGRSNAANILNKYKKEIPTFNDDIQGTGIVVLGGIFGAMDITGEKLTDQVYLCYGGGSAGAGIADRVHAEMVSEGLSSEEAYKHFFMIDKQGLLFDDMEDLTPAQKPFAKKREDFANCGDMTKLLDVIKAVKPTILVGTSTDAGAFTKEVVEAMCENTERPVIFPISNPTKKLEATAQQVIEWSDGKAFVATGVPSGTVSYKGVDYQIGQANNALIYPGLGLGMLASEASLLTDEMIGAAAHSLSGLVDPGQPGAPVLPPFQYVAEVSIKVAEAVAKKAQEQGLAQAEEKDMAKAVRDLKWYPKY; encoded by the coding sequence ATGCGTGGACATGATATTTTAAATAACCCATTCTTAAATAAGGGTACTGCTTTTACCATGGAAGAACGTAAAGAACTAGGATTGCTTGGTATTCTACCACCTTACGTTCAAACAATCGAAGAACAAGCTGAACAAGCTTATCAACATTTCTTGCGTAAACCATCAAATCTTGAAAAACGCCATTTCTTAATGGAAATTTTCAACACAAACCGTACGCTTTTCTACTACCTATTCAACCAACACATCGTTGAATTTAACCCAATCGTGTATGACCCAGTTATCGCTGAAACGATTGAAGAATATAGTGAATTGTATGTTGACCCACAATACGCTGCTTACCTTGATATTAATCACCCAGAAAACATCGAAGAAACACTAAAAAATGCTGCTGGTGACCGCGACATTCGTTTAATCGTTGTGACAGATGCCGAAGGAATTCTTGGTATTGGTGACTGGGGTGTCCAAGGTGTGGATATTTCTGTTGGTAAATTGATGATTTACACAGCTGCTGCTGGTATTGACCCTGCTTCAGTTATGCCACTTGTTATCGATGCTGGTACAAACCGTAAAGAACTTTTGGAAAATCCAATGTATCTTGGTAACCGTCACGAACGTGTTACTGGTGATAAATACTATGAATTTATCGACAAATTCGTTCAAACTGCTGAAAATATGTTCCCTAAATTGTACCTTCACTGGGAAGATTTCGGTCGTTCAAATGCTGCCAACATTCTTAACAAATACAAAAAAGAAATTCCAACATTTAACGATGACATTCAAGGAACTGGTATCGTTGTTCTTGGTGGTATCTTTGGTGCCATGGACATCACAGGTGAAAAATTAACTGACCAAGTTTACCTTTGCTACGGTGGTGGTTCTGCTGGTGCTGGTATTGCTGACCGTGTTCATGCTGAAATGGTTTCAGAAGGACTTTCATCAGAAGAAGCTTACAAACATTTCTTCATGATTGACAAACAAGGTCTCCTTTTCGACGATATGGAAGATTTGACACCTGCCCAAAAACCATTTGCTAAAAAACGTGAAGATTTTGCAAATTGCGGTGACATGACTAAACTTCTTGACGTTATCAAAGCTGTTAAACCAACAATCTTGGTCGGAACATCAACAGACGCTGGTGCTTTCACTAAAGAAGTCGTTGAAGCAATGTGCGAAAACACTGAACGCCCAGTTATCTTCCCAATTTCTAACCCAACTAAGAAATTAGAAGCAACAGCCCAACAAGTTATTGAATGGTCAGACGGTAAAGCCTTCGTTGCGACTGGTGTGCCTTCAGGTACAGTAAGCTACAAAGGTGTTGATTACCAAATCGGTCAAGCAAACAATGCCCTAATCTATCCAGGTCTTGGTCTTGGTATGTTGGCTTCTGAAGCATCACTTCTTACAGATGAAATGATTGGTGCTGCAGCTCACTCACTTAGTGGTCTTGTAGATCCAGGTCAACCAGGAGCACCTGTTCTTCCTCCATTCCAATACGTTGCTGAAGTGTCAATCAAAGTTGCGGAAGCTGTTGCTAAAAAAGCTCAAGAACAAGGCTTAGCTCAAGCTGAAGAAAAAGACATGGCTAAAGCTGTTCGCGACCTTAAATGGTATCCAAAATATTAG
- a CDS encoding LysR family transcriptional regulator encodes MNLRDLEYFYQLAKLKSYTAAAQYFQVSQPTITYAIKRLEKELGCDLVIKDPSHRSAALTLQGDIFQSHVEDVLLQIKTAVNEVHQSLNPIMAVGLPPIICNYLLTELLHKNESIAPFSQVKAVRGGSNSLMMKLLDGQLDFSLLGSLAPLKNDQLIIHPLFKKDFYVVLSPKHPLANQKELSFQDILYEKFILLDEHNIHLTAFNQLNHRYHDQASILFKIDDVSVIKQMVAENMGISLLSDIALTSGSDQLVKVPLAEQDRISFYVSYAHSRHAILSKEAKDLVRLIEKIS; translated from the coding sequence ATGAATTTACGAGATTTAGAATATTTTTACCAATTAGCAAAGCTAAAATCTTATACCGCTGCTGCACAATATTTTCAAGTTAGTCAACCGACAATTACTTATGCTATTAAACGACTTGAAAAAGAATTGGGCTGTGATTTGGTCATCAAAGACCCGTCACATCGCTCAGCAGCACTTACTTTGCAAGGTGATATTTTTCAAAGCCATGTTGAAGATGTTCTACTTCAAATAAAGACAGCGGTCAACGAGGTGCATCAGTCACTCAATCCTATAATGGCTGTTGGATTGCCACCGATTATCTGCAATTATTTGCTGACGGAACTCCTTCACAAAAATGAAAGTATCGCCCCATTTTCACAAGTTAAAGCTGTGCGTGGTGGCTCTAATAGTTTAATGATGAAATTGCTAGATGGACAATTGGATTTCAGTCTGTTGGGTTCGCTAGCGCCGCTCAAAAACGACCAGTTGATTATTCATCCGCTGTTTAAAAAAGATTTTTATGTCGTTCTCTCTCCAAAACACCCTTTGGCAAACCAGAAAGAACTGTCTTTTCAGGATATTCTTTACGAAAAATTTATCTTGTTAGATGAGCATAATATCCACCTAACCGCATTTAATCAGCTCAATCATCGTTACCATGACCAAGCTTCAATTTTGTTTAAAATCGATGATGTTTCAGTAATTAAGCAAATGGTTGCGGAAAACATGGGCATTTCATTGCTGTCTGATATTGCGCTAACGTCAGGTTCTGACCAATTGGTCAAAGTGCCTCTGGCTGAGCAAGACCGTATCTCTTTCTACGTCAGCTATGCTCATTCACGACATGCTATCCTCTCAAAAGAAGCCAAAGATTTGGTCCGCCTAATCGAAAAAATTTCTTAG